Genomic segment of Saprospira sp. CCB-QB6:
AGCTTACGTGACTCAATTTTGTAGACCACCAAGGGGTCTTTCTGGGCAAAAGAAGCATTTTGGACCTGATCTTTGAGCTCGTCCATATCGCGGAGATGCTCTTTCCAGTTAGAATCGATTAGGGCCAAAGTAATAGAGCGTTCGATTTGGTTAATCAGGCTCTTACCATTTGTTTTTACGGCCTGTTCCATATCGGCATTGATCTCCAAAGCTTGGATACCGTTAGTGAAAGGGATAGCAATTTTTGTAAAATTATTGCTTTCATCCTCATAGATACGTTGGATGAGCGGCAAAATGGCTTGAGCGATATGCTCAAATTTTCGATTATAAGTAGCAAAAAGAGGAGCAGACAGCTGATCTGTCAAATCATTGGGGTCTGTAGTGTACAGCTCTTCAGCCGTAATTTGTGGATCAATCCCAAAGTTTTGGATCATAGCCTGTTCAAAGCCCTCATAATTGCGTTCATTTTGATATTGAGCAATCAACTCATAAAGCAAATCGAGGAACATATCGTTGAGGTCAATCGCTAGGCGATCTCCTTCTAGAGCATTATTACGGCGGCGGTAAATTTCTTCCCGCTGCATATTCATCACATCATCATATTCGAGTAGGCGTTTACGAATACCGAAGTTATTCTCTTCCACCTTCTTCTGTGCTCTTTCGATAGATTTGCTAATCATAGGATGTTGCAAAACATCGCCATCTTTGTGGCCTAGGCGGTCCATCATTTTAGCGATACGATCAGAGCGGAAAAGGCGCATCAGTTTATCTTCTAGAGAAACATAAAACTGAGAAGACCCCACATCTCCTTGACGACCGGCACGACCACGGAGCTGGCGGTCTACCCGGCGAGAATCGTGGCGTTCTGTACCAATAATGGCCAGTCCCCCTAATTCCTTCACCTCATCGCTTAGTTTAATATCGGTACCCCGACCGGCCATGTTGGTTGCAATGGTAACCTGTCCACTTTTACCAGCTTCGGCCACAACATCGGCCTCACGGGCGTGTTGTTTAGCGTTAAGTACATTATGAGGAATTTTGCGAAGGCCCAACATACGGCTCAAAATCTCTGAGCTCTGGACCGAAGTTGTTCCAACGAGTACAGGACGGCCTGCTTCTCTCAATTTCACGACCTCATCAATGATCGCTTGATATTTTTCACGTTCTGTCTTATAGACCAAATCGTTACGATCATCGCGGGCGATAGGACGATTGGTGGGAATAATTACCACATCCAATTTATAAATATCCCAAAGCTCCTGTGATTCCGTTTCTGCTGTACCCGTCATCCCTGCGAGTTTGTGGTACATTCGGAAGAAATTCTGTAAGGTTACCGTAGCATAAGTTTGTGTAGAGTTTTCAATCTCTACATTTTCCTTAGCTTCTAGTGCTTGGTGTAGACCATCAGAATAGCGGCGGCCATCCATAACGCGGCCCGTTTGCTCATCGACAATTTTCACCTTGCCATCTACAACGATATATTCGTCTTCTTTATGGAAAAGCGCATAAGCTTTGAGTAATTGGCGCATGGCGTGTAGGCGCTCACTTTTTGCGGCAAAAGCCTGAATCAACTCATCTTTTTTGAGCTGTTTTTCTTCGGGGCTGAGGCTACTATTATCTACTTGCAAGAGTTTATCATTGATATCCTCCATAACAAATAGGTGCTTATCAGAACCGCCCTTACCCAAGAAATCTGTTCCTCGATCGGTCAGTTCTACACTACGGTTTTTCTCTTCAATGACAAAAAACAGTTCCGCATCAGCTTTGTGCATATGCTTACTTTGCTCGGCCATATAGAAAGCCTCTGTTTTTTGTAGAATTTGCTGCATGCCAGGCTCACTCAAAAACTTAATGAGCGCACGGTTTTTAGGTAATCCTCGATAAGCACGGAAAAGATCGAGTCCTCCCCCGCCCTCTTCGGCACTTGCGTCACCAGCGGCAATTTTTTCTTTAGCAGAACGAATCAACTGAACAACCAATTTCTTTTGGGCATTCATAATCTGCTCTACAGCAGGCTTAAGGCCCAAAAATAGCTCAGCACGATCATCTTTAGGGGTTGGACCAGAAATGATGAGTGGCGTACGTGCATCATCAATCAAAACCGAGTCCACCTCATCAATCATGGTATAGTGGAACTTACCTTGTACTTTTTCGTCTACCTTATGGACCATATTATCCCGCAGATAATCAAAACCAAATTCATTGTTGGTTCCATAAGTTACATCACAACGGTAAGCCGCCTTGCGTCCTTCAGAATGCGGACGGTGCTTATCAATACAATCTACAGTAAGGAAAAGGAAGCTCAACAAAGGAGCCATCCATTCGGCATCCCGTTTCGCTAAGTAGTCGTTTACTGTAATAATATGCACGCCTTCACCAGCCAAACCATTAAGGTAAGCGGGCAAAGTAGCGACTAGGGTTTTACCTTCCCCTGTCGCCATCTCGGCAATTTTACCCGAGTGCAAAACAGCACCACCAATAAGCTGCACATCATAATGGACCATATTCCAGATCACCTCATTTCCTGCAGCCATCCAGCGGTTTTTCCAGATCGCCTTATCTCCATTTAGCTCTAGTGGACGAATCTCATCATTGATCCAGGTACTCACTACCTCATGATCAAAATCAGTAGCCGTTACCTCTAGGGTTTCTTCTTCTGTAAAACGACGAGCCGTTTCTTTCACTACAGCAAAAGCCTGAGGCAAAAGATTTTCCAAGACCTCTTCTAGACGCTGATCGCGATCCTTTTTCAATTGGTCTACCTCCTTATAAAGATCTTCTTTTTTGAAGATATCCTCTGTAGAGACCGCCTGCTCTTGCAGCTTTTCAATCTCTAAATCAATATCTGCCAAATAATCTTTAATGGCCGCTCTAAATTCAATTGTTTTATGACGGAGCTCATCATGGCTCAAGCTCTTGAGCTTGGCGTACTCCTCGTTAATTTGGGCGACAACGGGGCGCAACTCTTCAATATCACGCTCTTCCTTGTTCCCAAATATCTTTTTTAAGAAACCAAACATGCTAAGGTATAAAGTTTATAATCTGTAAATTAGAAAGGGTTTGTCCCTCTCTGCCATTTGCACTAAGCAAAAGCTATACAAAAATACAACTTAAATAAGGAAGTTGCGCAATTAATAGCCGCAATTCTGACTCAAACTCCTCATTATGGGGACTTTAGGCTTTTTTTTATTTATTCACCCTGGCATAACCTACTGACAATCTGTCAGTTTTATTTTAATTAAACTGCTATTTTGGGGCCTCCGCTGCGCTTGCGGCGGTTACTCCCTTCGGTCGTCGAACTGCGAACTAAAGTTCTTGTTGTCGTTCCAGGGCTCGCTGCTCGCTCGGCCCTTCAGCCGCCTGCGGCGGCTTCGGTCTGGCCTTCGGCCACCCCTCCGCAGCGCTGGGCCAATATACGCCTAGCAGTCCTAGGCTTAGCCCACCTGCTTCTCTTTCCGAAAACGAGAGGGCGTTTTTTGATAACGCCGCTTAAATAGGCGATTAAAATAAGACAAGCTATTAAAGCCACAATCTAAGGCTAGATCTCCAATTTTTTGATCGGTTTGGAGCAAAAGACTAGCGGCTAGCTTCAGCCGCTCTTCTTGAATAAAATCATTGGGCGATTGGCCCAATTCTGCCTTAAACGAGCGATAAAAATGAGGCTCACTCATACAAGCTTTTTTACTCAATTCCCCAACACTAAGATCTTCACTTAAATGTTGACGAATATATTGAACCAATTGTGCTAATCGGCTATCTTCCTCTCCTAGTTTTACCTCATTTTCTTGTTGTAGGATACGCAATAAAAGTTCCTTAAGCGCCATTCCAACAAACAAATCCTTTGAGGGATGCCCCTCCGTAAATAAAAAGATGAGTCGCTGTAAAATCTGCTGCACTGCCATAGAATGCGTAAAATGAAAGTTGCCTGACTGAAAGGACCAAAGTAAGCCATCCTCTCGAGGACGCTCCGTATTAAGCCAATCTAGTTCCTTTTGAACCATATCCTCATCTAAGGCCAAAGCCAAACATTTGGTGGGCTGTTGCATATTGGCCTCTGGAAAATCTATAATCATCAACTCATTGGGTGGTAATAAGACAGATTCACCTGGCAAGAAACAAAATGGCTCCTTGTCTCGCAAGTGCATTCGCTTTTTCCCCATTAGCATTGCCGCTAAAACGGGCTGTCTAAACTGCAGTTCTACCGCCTCTGCCATCTGATGAGTTTCAAAAATATGAAGCTCTGCTTGAGCTGCGGCAAAAGTGTTTTGCTGCTCTACTAAAGTATGTAGTGGGCGACCAGCTCGATAATTATCAGGAAGTAGCATAGTAGATAGTTTTGAGGATAAGGGGAAGGATTTTGTAAACATCAATCTACAGAACGAATAAAGCTCGTCCCAAATAAAAATAATGCACTCCCTATAAATTACAGTTTTTTTGTGGGCATATCGAATAAGAATTGATAGGATTGTTCAATTCTTTGATAGAAAGCTACAAAAAGGGCCCAAAGTTATAGATTACCTTTGGCTTGTCAACAGTTAAAACTATTTGCTAACAAAGAGTTTATAGAAGTTTCTAGGCTTTTGTAAATTTTAACAACCAACAACATCATGCAAGAAACAAATGTACTAGAAGAGGCATTGAAAGCACCTAATTTCAAGCCTCAATATGAAAACTTTATTGGTGGCGAATGGGTAAAGCCCACCAATGGCGAATACTTTGAGAACGTATCACCTGTAGACGGTAAAAGCTTTACTCGCATTCCTCGTTCAACCAAAGAAGACATTGACAAAGCTGTAGCTGCTGCTTGGGCTGCTGCTCCTGCTTGGAATAACAGTTCGGCCACTTTCCGTAGCAATATTTTGCTCAAGATCGCCGATCGTATGGAAGAAAACCTAGAGCTTCTCGCCCGCACAGAAACTTGGGACAATGGTAAAGCCATTCGCGAAACTCGTGCAGCAGATATGCCCTTGGCCATCGACCATTTCCGTTATTTTGCAGGCGTAATCCGTGCAGAAGAAGGAAGCATGAGTGAATTGGATGCAAATACAGTTTGTATCAATGTTCCTGAGCCTTTGGGCGTAGTTGCTCAAATTATTCCTTGGAACTTCCCACTTTTAATGGCTGCATGGAAAATGGCTCCAGCTTTGGCTGCGGGTAACTGTGTAGTACTTAAGCCTGCAGAGCAAACTCCCGTAGGCATTTTAATTTTGATGGAACTCATCCAAGACATTTTGCCCAAAGGTGTATTGAATGTAGTCAACGGTTTTGGCGTAGAAGCTGGTAAGCCTCTCGCTTCACACCCTGATGTACGTAAAGTTGCCTTTACTGGAGAGACTACTACGGGTCAGCTTATCATGCAATATGCTTCTAAAAACTTGGTTCCTGTTACTTTGGAGCTTGGTGGTAAATCACCCAATGTTTTCTTTGCAAATGTAATGGCAGAAGACGACGCTTTCTTTGACAAATGCTTGGAAGGTGCAGCTATGTTTGCCCTAAACCAAGGAGAAGTTTGTACTTGTCCCTCTCGTATTTTAGTTCAAGAAAGCATTGCTGATAAATTTATCGAACGTCTGGTAGAGCGCGTTAAAGCCATTAAAATGGGACATCCGCTAGATCCTACCACAATGATGGGAGCACAAGCTTCTAATGATCAATATGAAAAAATCCTCAACTATATCAAAATTGGTAAAGAAGAGGGTTGCGAAGTATTAGCAGGTGGTGCTGCAGCTACAGTAGACAGCCTTTCTGGTGGTTACTACATTCAGCCCACTATCCTAAAAGGACACAACAAAATGCGAGTATTCCAAGAAGAGATTTTTGGTCCAGTTGTTTGTGTAACAACCTTTAAAGATGAGGCTGAAGCCCTAGAAATTGCTAACGATACGCCTTATGGTTTGGGTGCTGGTGTTTGGACACGCGATATGCACCAAGCTTACCAAATCTCTAGAAAAATTGAAGCTGGACGTGTTTGGGTGAATAACTATCACGCTTACCCTGCTCATGCTCCTTTTGGTGGTTATAAGAAGTCAGGAATCGGACGCGAGACCCACAAGATGATGCTGGCGCACTATCGCCAAACGAAGAACATGCTCATCTCTTACGATAAGAACGCCCTCGGCTTCTTCTAAACCCCTCGATTTTATGGCAGAACTAGTCGATGCAACAGAAAAGGCGCGGCAGTTAATCCGAGAATTGAAGGCCAAACATGGGGAGCTGATGTTTCATCAGAGCGGCGGTTGCTGCGATGGCTCAGCTCCAATGTGTTTTGAGGCTGGAGAACTTATGATTGACGATTCGGATGTTCTGCTCGCCGAAATTGAAGGCTGTCCATTTTATATGTCAGCTTTTCAATACAAATATTGGAAGTATAGTCATCTCACCTTGGATGTCGTTCCAGGTAGAGGGGCTAGCTTCTCCCTTGAAATTCCCTTGGGCGTTCGCTTCATCATCAAGTCTAGATTGCTTACCGATGAAGAAGCTGCTCAAGTTAAAGATGCATAGTTGTTTCTTTTATCAAGAGTGCTTTAAAGGCTATTATCATTCCCTAAAGATGTAGTTTTTGAACAAGCTCAACCCTCCTTATCTTGAATAAGGAGGGTTTTTTATTTTGGGGCCTCCTGCCTTCGGCAGGCGCTACGTTTCGCAGCTCGCTCTTAGCTCGGCCCTTCGCCGCCTTCGGCGGCTCGGTCTGGCCCTACGGGCCATTGCTGCACATCGCTAGGCCAGGCGCTGTGTGCCCCCAAAACCACAAATTTGGCCCAAATTTAAAATTAAGTGTATTAAAGTGTTTACTATTTGCTTTTTAGTCCCTATAGTTGGTTATATACGCAGTTTTTAGTCCTGCATTTTTTTATCACCTCATTGAAATGCCTTAATTTTGGAAAAAGAAGAAAAAAAGATGATCAAGGATCGCTATATCAATCCACTGACCGATTTTGGCTTTAAGAAGCTTTTTGGCGAGGCTGCCAACAAAGACCTCTTGATCCATTTTCTCAATCAATTGCTCCCCGAAAAGCATCAGGTGGAAGACCTAGAGTATCTACCAAGCGAACGCTTGCCTTCCAGCTTTCTGGACCGAAAAGTTATTTTTGATATCTATTGCACCAGCAACCGAGGCGAACAGTTTATTATTGAGCTGCAACGCAGTAAGCAAAATCACTTCATCGACCGCTCTATTTTTTATAGCACTTTCCCCATTCAAGAACAATCCGAAAGGGGCGATTGGAATTTTAAGCTCTGGCCCATTTATACGATCTGTATTCTCGATTTTAAGATCAATCAGCCCAACCCCCATAATCGAGTAATCCGCTATGTACAGCTCAAAGACCAAGACAAAGAGCTCTTCTTTGAAGACCTCACTTATATTTATATCGAGCTGCCTAATTTCACCAAAACCCTAGATGGGTTAGAAGACCTACAAGATAAATGGCTTTATCTTTTCCGATATTTGGCCAAATTAGAAGATCGGCCCGCAGCGCTGCAAGAGCGCATTTTTACTCGGCTTTTCCGTGCCGCCGAAATTGCCAGCTACTCTGTTGAGGAACGCCAAAATTATGAGGTCTCCCTCAAAAAGCACCGAGATATTAAAAATGCTATTGACACGGCCCTAGAAGAGGGCCTAGAAAAAGGCAGAGCCGAGGGCTTGGAAGAAGGCCTAAAAGAAGGACTCGAACAAGGCGCATTAGCAGCCAAAAAAGCCATGGCCAAACAAATGCAAGCCGCCAATTTACCCCTAGAACAAATTGTGCAAATTACGGGCTGCCCCCTAGAACAAATCAAAAACTGGCTAAAAGATTAGCCTTAAACAATAGAAAGCTTGAACCTTAGTAGGTTCAAGCTTTTTTGAGTCCTACAGGCCCGAAGGGCCGCAGGCTGAGCTGCCGGAGCAGGGCCGCCGAAGGCGGCAGACCAAAGGCTTTTGAAGCGAAGCGAGAAAGCCTGCAGGGCCGAGCGAAGAGCGAGCTGCGAAGTGGAGCGACCCGACCGAAGGGAGGGGCAGCCCCAAATTAGTCGCCTAATCTTCTTTTAAATCTAATGCTATTTCATTGTCCCAACCCGGGCGCAAAGGCAATTCCTTTGAGCTAGAGATGCGTTCGGGCTGCTGTAGTTGCAAATAGTTGCCCGTGGTCCATTGGCCATCCTTATTCTCATCCCAAATTAGTTGTATTTGGTAGCTGCCTGGCGGCAGCAGTGGAAAGTTGAGGGCATATTCGCTTTGGCCAGAAAGCAACTGGCTGTGGACCACTTCCTCTTGGTCACGGCGTAACTCAAAGACATATTGTTTGTTGCTATCTGCATTTTGGATTTGGGCCAAGATGTTCCCCAAAGTTTTGTCGGTTTCTAGGGCATAAGTAGCTTGGAGGGTATCTTCATTGCTATTTCCCCAAAAATCGGTCAAAGCTCCAGGCAGCAATTGAAGACTATAGGTAGCTGAAGCTAGTTTGGGGGCCTCTAAAGTCCAAAGATAATTGCCTTGGGGTACAAAGCTCAAGGGGCCAGAAACTAGACCTGTATCATTTTGCCAAACACAAAGGCTTGTATCAATGCGCTGAATTGGTGCCCCAAAATCGAGCAACATAGGATTTTTGGGGTGTAGAAGAGGCTTGTCAATTTGGGGACCATCTGTCGCCCTAGCCTTGCCTGCTTTTTTAGGATCTATCAAGCGCAGTTTGCTGGGATCTAGATCTGTATAGAGGTTAATTTTAGCCGTATCGCGATAATCGCCAGCTTCCAATAAAAAGCGAAGCTCCTCCCCTTTTGCTCCTTTCCAGAAAAGCCAGACATAATCCTCTTTTTGGTAATAGGTCCAATCTTCTAGTTCATCCAAAGGCTGGATGCGAAGGCTATCCGAAAAAGCTTTATTCCATTGCAACTGCGCCTGTTCCTTGGCCAGTTGTTTAGCAGAAAGTAATTTTCGTTCTGTTTCGGCAGCAAATAGGCGAAGTTTAGGGTTTCCTGCGCTGCTATCGGTCAAAACAATTGGCTCGGACCAAAATGCAATTTCCTCATTAGCTTGATAGCGATAGTCATTATTTTTATCCATCAGGCCAAGGAGGATATAGCGGCCCGCCTTTAGATTTTCCAGTTTAAAATTGCCCTTTTCATCTGTTCGGGCCAAGTAGTTGGGCCGCTCAAGGATGGGGGTAGAATCGCCCAATTCCCCTTCATAAAGCATTACCCAAGCTTCTTCTACTGGGGCTGTTGTTTTGGCATTCAACAATTGCCCCCCCAATTGAAGAGAATCTAATTGGTCTCCCGTAGAAAAGACAAAACGCAGGTCTTTAACGGGGTTTCCCTCTCTAAAATCGACAATACTTTGCCCAAACTGAATGCTGTAGGTAGTATTTTCCTTCAGTTCTTCTTGGAAGCGAAGAATAACCGTTTTATTCTTCAGTTTCACCTTTGGTTTTTTCTCCAAAGGGGGAGAGATTAAAATTTGTTGTTGGGCATTTTTGAGTTGCACCCACTCATTGAAAGTGAGTAGAATCTCCTTTTCCTCAAAATTTGTTTGATAGTTAGGCGTAGAGTAGCGCCGCAAATCTAGCTCTGGCGGCTGCTCGTCTTTTGGCCCTCCTTGCAGAGGTTGTTGCTGAGCACATTGAACAAGAAGCAGGGCCAAAAGGGCCAAAAGCAGATAAGCAGGCAATTGACGCATCCTTAAAAGTCTGATTTAAAGTGAAATTTAATTTTGGGGTAATCTTGCTGAGCAGTGCTGAGCATCCATTTAGACTCGGCCAAATAGACATAACGTCCATCTTTATCTTTAGCAATAAATTGAGCCTTTTTACGCAAGAATTCCTTGAGTTCTGCCTCATCTTCGGCCTCAATCCAACAAGCTTTATGCAGCTGTACGGGTTCATAGCGGCAACTGGCCCCATATTCATGCTCCAAACGATATTGCAATACATCAAACTGAAGCTGCCCTACGGTACCAATAATCTTGCGATTGTTAGAGGTTTTAGTAAAAATCTGCGCTACTCCCTCATCCATCAATTGGTCAATCCCCTTGGCCAATTGTTTCGATTTCATGGGATTGGCATTTTCTATATAACGGAAAAGCTCTGGCGAAAAGCTGGGAATCCCCTTAAAATGTAGGGTTTCCCCTTCTGTCAAGCCATCGCCAATTTTAAAGTTACCCGAATCGTAAAGTCCCACAATATCCCCTGGATAAGCATGCTCGACCACCTCTTTTTTAGAGGCCATAAAGGTCGTCGGATTCGAGAATTTCATCTTTTTGTTCTTCCGAACATGCAAGTAGTTGGTGTTGCGCTCAAATACGCCCGAACAAACCCGCATAAAGGCAATACGGTCGCGGTGACGAGGATCCATGTTCGCATGGATCTTAAAGATAAAGCCCGTAAACTTAGGCTCTAAGGGCTCAATATCTCGCTCTTCTGTATGAAAACCCGTTGGCGTGGGCGCCACTTCTACAAAGCAATCAAGCAATTCCTTGACCCCAAAGTTATTGACCGCCGAGCCAAAAAACACAGGCGATAATTGCCCTTTGAGATAAGCTTCTCGATCAAACTCGGGATAAACTTCCATAACCATATTGGCCTCTTCTCTCAGCTCTGCGGCATAGTCCTCTCCTACCAATTTATCCAAAAGAGGATCATCCAAATCTTCCAAAGCCGTGAGGTCCCCATATTTGGTCCCTGGCGCAAAAAGATTGAGTTGCTTTTCATAGATATTGTAAACCCCCTTAAAATCAGGGCCCATACCCACAGGCCAACTCAAGGGACAAACATTGAGTTTGAGCTTTTCCTCAATCTCATCCAATAAGTCCATCCCATCCTTACCCACACGGTCCAACTTATTGATAAAGACCATCACGGGCGTGTCGCGCATCCGACAAACCTCTACCAATCGCTCGGTCTGTTCCTCAACCCCCTTGGCCACATCAATCACCACAATTACGCTGTCCACCGCCGTCAAAGTCCGATAAGTATCTTCTGCAAAATCTTTGTGACCCGGCGTATCCAAAATGTTGATCTGCCGCTCCCGATACTCAAAACCCATGACTGAAGTGGCCACCGAAATCCCCCGCTGCTTCTCAATTTCCATAAAATCGGAAGTGGTCGATTTCTTAATTTTATTAGACTTTACCGCTCCCGCTACCTGAATCGCTCCACCAAAAAGAAGGAGTTTTTCGGTCAAGGTTGTTTTCCCCGCATCGGGGTGGGCCACTACGGCAAAGGTGCGCCTCTTATTTACTTCTGCAGCTATTTTTGTCGACATTGATTTTGCTTTTGTTTTGCGCCACAAAAGTAGCAAAAAAGCCTGTAATTGCTGAATAGCATCTTGCTCCCTTCTCTTTTTTGCCTCAAAATCAATACGCTTTTTCTTTTTTCTGTTTTTTGGGGCCTCCGCTGCGGCTTCGCCTTGCGGCGCTACGCTTTGGGGCTCGCTGCTCGCTCGGCCCTGCGTTTTTTTCGCTGCGCTCAAAAAAACTTGGTCTGGCCTGCGGCCACCCCGCCGCATCGCTAGGCCAGCGGGCTTCGCCCGCTTCTAGGCGCAAAAAAAGCCCACCTCAATAATTTGAGGCAGGCCGCTTAGGGTTTAAGCTATTTTTTTAGGCTGCTTTAAAGGCCAACTCCTGACCTTCATCATCCTTTACTTTCAAAGACTCAGGCGTAATCTCTAACACCTCATAAGTTTTGGCAAAAACACTGCCTTTCCCTTCTAGCGATTCCTCCGCCTTAAGCGAAAGCTGCTTTTCGTCATCGCTAAGGATCCAGCTACCTACAATAGTAGTTTCGCCATCAAAAGAAGCCTCAAAAGTACCATCTAGTTTTAGATTGACAAAAGTATTTTGGTCCTCCCATTTACCTGCTGTGAAATTTTCTGCTTTTTCTTCAGCTTGCTGGCCACGAGTCGTTACCTCTAAGCCTTGTTCTACCAAGGCGGCAGGTGCCTCTGAGTTACAGCTGCCAAGACCAAAGGCCAATACGGCCATAAAAAGGAACATTAAGTTTTTCATAGTTAAATGATTTTGAGCATGATTGTTTTGTTGTCTTCGCTCTCTAATTAGTTGGGGGTAGAAAACGATTTGTATACGTTTATGACTATTTCTGCCAATTTGTGAACTTAAAAAGCCCCTAATTTTGAACTTTTATTCAATGAAATATACGGCTAAAGTTTTGAACCCGAAAGCCCTAAAGATAGAAAACTCTCTTTTTTTAGCCCCTCTCCTCAACAACAATCTATCTTTTAGCCCCTTAACCAGCCATCTAAACGATGTGACAGGATGATAAGCCTTTCTACTTGAAGAATCAAGGCGCATTTAAGCCCCAAAAAAATCTTGAGGAAAAGGAAAATAAAAACTATTTTGAGAAAATATTGACGCTAAGCGCAAAGCGAGCAAACCTTTTTGCTCATTTTATACTTAGAAGAATACTATTGTACAGCTCGACTATTGAGCAGCGATTTTTAGATCTACTTATTGTTTTGAGATGAAACAGAAACTTGTATTTTGGGCCGAAGAGGCCGTAGCTGAAGGCAACCAAAAGTGCCTATTGGCCATGGAATTAAAGGCTGAAGACAACCGCCTAGAATTGCACAAATTTGAAGGCGAAGCCGCTACTGAAGCATTGGAAAAAGAGTTGAAGGAAAAATGGATGCAAGACCTAGTGGTTGCATTCCCAACAACGGGCTACCAAAAAACAGAGCAAGAATTATCGGCCGCTAGCCGCCTCTTGCCCGAAGCCTACAGCTGTCTAGATAACAGCCTCAACTTGGAAGCCCTAAAGACAGAATGGCTTTTTGCCGTCCTCTCTACTAAATTGTATAAGACCTATTGGTCAGAACTTGGCGAAATCCAAGACCGCGTAGAACGAGCGACCAAATATGACAAAATGCTTTGGGAAGAACTTAAGGCCTTTCAGGCGAAAGTACATGCCCAAGACAAAGAGAAAAATCTCTTTAGAGATCATGTGCAAGAACTACGCGATAGCCTCAATGAGCTTTTTGGCCTCATGAAAAACTTGCGCAAGGTACAAGATGAAGCCTTTGAACAAGCCGCTAAAGTCAATTATGACCAATTGGACCAAGGCCTCTCTGCTATTGAAAAAGAACTTGAAGGCGAAACGGGAAAATGGGATAAGTACTTCGAACAACTCAAGGGATTACAAGCTCAGATGAAAAAGATGAAACTGAGCAAAAAACAACGCAATAGCATTTGGGGACGAATTGACCAAGCTTTTAAGGTGGTTAAAGTGAAACGCTTTGGCAAACAAAATGGCGATAGCCGACTCGAACGCCGCATCCAAGGCCTAGAAGAAGCAATCAAAAAGATGCAACGCTCTATTGATCGAGACCAAAAGGAACTAGATATCCAAGACGGAAAGATCAATGCACCCAATGCCACCCAAATCGAAACCCAACTCCGTGAGGTGAAAGCCAAAATGCTGCGCGAACGCATTAGCTCTAAGGCCGAAAAACTTGCCGACATGAATAAAACCATGAAGGAACTCCAAAAACGCCTTGCCAAAATGCAAAAACAAGCTGCCGAACTCCAAAAAGAGACGGAAGCTCAAACGGAAACGCCCCCCGTAGTAGAAGAAACTCCCCAAACGGAGGAACCTACCGAAAACAATGGCG
This window contains:
- the secA gene encoding preprotein translocase subunit SecA encodes the protein MFGFLKKIFGNKEERDIEELRPVVAQINEEYAKLKSLSHDELRHKTIEFRAAIKDYLADIDLEIEKLQEQAVSTEDIFKKEDLYKEVDQLKKDRDQRLEEVLENLLPQAFAVVKETARRFTEEETLEVTATDFDHEVVSTWINDEIRPLELNGDKAIWKNRWMAAGNEVIWNMVHYDVQLIGGAVLHSGKIAEMATGEGKTLVATLPAYLNGLAGEGVHIITVNDYLAKRDAEWMAPLLSFLFLTVDCIDKHRPHSEGRKAAYRCDVTYGTNNEFGFDYLRDNMVHKVDEKVQGKFHYTMIDEVDSVLIDDARTPLIISGPTPKDDRAELFLGLKPAVEQIMNAQKKLVVQLIRSAKEKIAAGDASAEEGGGGLDLFRAYRGLPKNRALIKFLSEPGMQQILQKTEAFYMAEQSKHMHKADAELFFVIEEKNRSVELTDRGTDFLGKGGSDKHLFVMEDINDKLLQVDNSSLSPEEKQLKKDELIQAFAAKSERLHAMRQLLKAYALFHKEDEYIVVDGKVKIVDEQTGRVMDGRRYSDGLHQALEAKENVEIENSTQTYATVTLQNFFRMYHKLAGMTGTAETESQELWDIYKLDVVIIPTNRPIARDDRNDLVYKTEREKYQAIIDEVVKLREAGRPVLVGTTSVQSSEILSRMLGLRKIPHNVLNAKQHAREADVVAEAGKSGQVTIATNMAGRGTDIKLSDEVKELGGLAIIGTERHDSRRVDRQLRGRAGRQGDVGSSQFYVSLEDKLMRLFRSDRIAKMMDRLGHKDGDVLQHPMISKSIERAQKKVEENNFGIRKRLLEYDDVMNMQREEIYRRRNNALEGDRLAIDLNDMFLDLLYELIAQYQNERNYEGFEQAMIQNFGIDPQITAEELYTTDPNDLTDQLSAPLFATYNRKFEHIAQAILPLIQRIYEDESNNFTKIAIPFTNGIQALEINADMEQAVKTNGKSLINQIERSITLALIDSNWKEHLRDMDELKDQVQNASFAQKDPLVVYKIESRKLFAQLRSRISQEVCSFLFRGLIPIQQESQIQEAHEVEEEEYFEEVHSNIEEQKAEQEAQRQAAQQPQGPAPKVAPRRVENKVGRNDLCPCGSGKKYKHCHGKN
- a CDS encoding AraC family transcriptional regulator, with the translated sequence MLLPDNYRAGRPLHTLVEQQNTFAAAQAELHIFETHQMAEAVELQFRQPVLAAMLMGKKRMHLRDKEPFCFLPGESVLLPPNELMIIDFPEANMQQPTKCLALALDEDMVQKELDWLNTERPREDGLLWSFQSGNFHFTHSMAVQQILQRLIFLFTEGHPSKDLFVGMALKELLLRILQQENEVKLGEEDSRLAQLVQYIRQHLSEDLSVGELSKKACMSEPHFYRSFKAELGQSPNDFIQEERLKLAASLLLQTDQKIGDLALDCGFNSLSYFNRLFKRRYQKTPSRFRKEKQVG
- a CDS encoding aldehyde dehydrogenase family protein, whose amino-acid sequence is MQETNVLEEALKAPNFKPQYENFIGGEWVKPTNGEYFENVSPVDGKSFTRIPRSTKEDIDKAVAAAWAAAPAWNNSSATFRSNILLKIADRMEENLELLARTETWDNGKAIRETRAADMPLAIDHFRYFAGVIRAEEGSMSELDANTVCINVPEPLGVVAQIIPWNFPLLMAAWKMAPALAAGNCVVLKPAEQTPVGILILMELIQDILPKGVLNVVNGFGVEAGKPLASHPDVRKVAFTGETTTGQLIMQYASKNLVPVTLELGGKSPNVFFANVMAEDDAFFDKCLEGAAMFALNQGEVCTCPSRILVQESIADKFIERLVERVKAIKMGHPLDPTTMMGAQASNDQYEKILNYIKIGKEEGCEVLAGGAAATVDSLSGGYYIQPTILKGHNKMRVFQEEIFGPVVCVTTFKDEAEALEIANDTPYGLGAGVWTRDMHQAYQISRKIEAGRVWVNNYHAYPAHAPFGGYKKSGIGRETHKMMLAHYRQTKNMLISYDKNALGFF
- a CDS encoding DUF779 domain-containing protein; the protein is MAELVDATEKARQLIRELKAKHGELMFHQSGGCCDGSAPMCFEAGELMIDDSDVLLAEIEGCPFYMSAFQYKYWKYSHLTLDVVPGRGASFSLEIPLGVRFIIKSRLLTDEEAAQVKDA